The proteins below are encoded in one region of Chrysemys picta bellii isolate R12L10 chromosome 4, ASM1138683v2, whole genome shotgun sequence:
- the LOC135982791 gene encoding olfactory receptor-like protein COR4 — protein sequence MAGGNCTAVTEFILTGVTDRLELQVPLFVLFLVIYIITLVWNLGMMVLIRIDPQLHTPMYFFLKNLSLVDACYSTVITPKMLMSFLAERKAISYTACIIQYFSFILFVISECLLLAVMAYDRYVAICNPLLYMVIMSPKHCLRLVAGSYLWAFLNSVIHTSGLLRLSYCDSNILNHFFCDLNPLLKLSSSGTSINQLLVFLFGSLIEVISIVTIFISYILIIVTVLRIRSTEGRRKAFYTCTSHLTAVSMFHGTILFMYFRPSASYSLDTDKMASMFYTVVIPMLNPLIYSLRNKDVKDALRRSIETKLRAHFPPKGAIIGQPNPSMASLHT from the coding sequence ATGGCTGGAGGAAATTGTACGGCAGTGACCGAGTTCATTCTCACAGGAGTGACAGATCGTCTGGAGCTGCAGGTCCCCCTCTTTGTGCTGTTCCTAGTGATCTATATTATCACCCTGGTGTGGAATCTGGGGATGATGGTTTTAATCAGGATCGACCCccaactccacacccccatgtacttctttctCAAGAATTTATCTCTCGTGGATGCCTGTTACTCCACAGTCATCACTCCCAAGATGCTGATGAGCTTCTTAGCCGAGAGGAAAGCTATTTCCTATACAGCTTGCATCATCCAATATTTTAGCTTCATATTGTTTGTCATCTCTGAGTGCCTTCTGCTGGCAGTAATGGCGTATGACCGTTATGTAGCCATCTGCAACCCGCTGCTGTATATGGTCATCATGTCCCCAAAGCACTGCCTACGGCTGGTGGCTGGTTCATATCTATGGGCCTTCCTGAACTCTGTGATACACACCAGCGGTTTGCTAAGATTATCCTATTGTGACTCCAATATCCTGAATCATTTTTTCTGTGATCTCAACCCACTTCTAAAGCTCTCCTCTTCCGGCACCTCCATCAATCAGCTACTCGTTTTCCTCTTTGGCAGTCTGATTGAGGTGATCAGCATTGTGACCATCTTCATCTCATACATCTTAATTATTGTGACTGTGCTGCGGATCCGCTCCACCgagggcaggcgcaaagccttctaCACCTGCACTTCCCACCTGACGGCTGTCTCCATGTTCCATGGGACAATTCTCTTCATGTATTTCCGACCCAGCGCCAGCTACTCGCTGGACACAGACAAAATGGCCTCCATGTTCTACACGGTGgtgatccccatgctgaaccccctcatctacagtctGAGGAACAAGGATGTGAAGGACGCCCTGAGGAGATCAATAGAGACAAAATTGAGGGCCCATTTTCCCCCAAAGGGTGCAATAATAGGACAACCCAATCCTTCAATGGCTTCTCTGCAcacatag